The proteins below are encoded in one region of Amycolatopsis magusensis:
- a CDS encoding PfkB family carbohydrate kinase — MDTAEVAVAGQIARSLVLDLAGLPPAGDSAAVRHQQETLGGKGANIAVALSRLGAAVSLIGVVGDDCVAGAALDRAHADGIDTTAVVRRPGHGTGLIVELRTDGGHRRQIEHLSDGLLLTEADILAATPVLTSASSVILHGRQPVGAVLAAARTAKAARRRVVLEGIPGEQSSTTELLALTDVLRLDQHDGELLTGRRLDSAEAAALAGRDLLRRGPGLVALAAGEDGNVFLWEDEHVILPLAIRDPVHTTGGEDALVAALTFALTRGADPRKAAALAVAASATTVFHPGGRPSVSPVALGAHLVELSIPAQPSPPHHAEADYTGSH, encoded by the coding sequence ATGGATACGGCCGAGGTGGCGGTGGCCGGGCAGATCGCCCGCTCCCTGGTGCTGGACCTGGCTGGCCTCCCCCCGGCGGGTGACTCGGCCGCGGTGCGGCACCAGCAGGAAACGCTGGGCGGCAAGGGCGCGAACATCGCGGTGGCCCTGAGCCGGCTCGGCGCGGCGGTGAGCCTGATCGGCGTGGTCGGCGACGACTGCGTGGCCGGCGCGGCCCTCGACCGGGCCCACGCCGACGGCATCGACACCACAGCGGTGGTCCGCCGTCCCGGTCACGGAACCGGGCTCATCGTGGAACTGCGCACCGACGGCGGGCACCGGCGCCAGATCGAGCACCTGTCCGACGGCCTCCTGCTGACCGAAGCCGACATCCTCGCCGCCACCCCCGTGCTGACAAGCGCGTCCTCGGTGATCCTGCACGGGCGGCAACCGGTCGGCGCGGTGCTGGCCGCCGCCAGGACGGCCAAGGCCGCACGACGGCGGGTGGTGCTCGAAGGCATCCCGGGCGAACAGTCGTCGACGACGGAACTGCTGGCCCTCACCGACGTGCTCCGACTCGACCAGCACGACGGCGAACTGCTGACCGGCCGACGACTGGACTCCGCCGAGGCAGCCGCGCTGGCCGGCCGGGACCTCCTCCGCCGGGGTCCGGGCCTGGTCGCGCTGGCCGCGGGCGAGGACGGCAACGTGTTCCTCTGGGAGGACGAGCACGTGATATTGCCGTTGGCCATCCGCGACCCGGTGCACACCACCGGCGGCGAAGACGCGCTGGTCGCCGCCCTGACCTTCGCACTCACCCGCGGCGCCGACCCCCGCAAAGCCGCCGCACTGGCGGTGGCCGCGTCCGCCACCACCGTGTTCCACCCGGGCGGGCGGCCCAGCGTCAGCCCCGTGGCACTGGGCGCCCACCTGGTGGAGCTGAGCATCCCCGCCCAGCCCTCACCGCCCCACCACGCGGAGGCCGACTACACCGGCAGTCATTGA
- a CDS encoding response regulator — protein sequence MIRVLIADDEALVRTGLRMILEAADDIEVVAEAGTGAEAVAAVARHRPRVVLMDVQMPGMDGVTALQEINRSPNPPRVVMLTTFDRDEHIYGALRARAAGFLLKDTAPRDLIAAVRTTADGSAVLSPTVTQRVVDTFADKQSPDARAAGARLAALTEREQQVARAVARGLANAEIARDLGMTEATVKAHISRSLTKLGLTNRVQIALLVRDAG from the coding sequence ATGATCCGGGTGCTCATCGCCGACGACGAAGCACTGGTGCGGACCGGACTCCGCATGATCCTGGAAGCGGCGGACGACATCGAGGTGGTCGCCGAGGCGGGAACCGGGGCCGAGGCGGTAGCCGCCGTCGCCCGTCATCGGCCCCGGGTCGTGCTCATGGACGTGCAGATGCCCGGCATGGACGGCGTCACCGCGCTCCAGGAGATCAACCGGTCCCCGAACCCACCCCGGGTCGTCATGCTGACCACCTTCGACCGCGATGAGCACATCTACGGCGCCCTGCGTGCCAGGGCCGCGGGATTCCTGTTGAAGGACACGGCACCGCGGGACCTGATCGCCGCCGTCCGGACGACGGCCGACGGCAGCGCGGTGCTCTCGCCGACCGTCACCCAGCGGGTCGTCGACACCTTCGCGGACAAGCAATCCCCGGACGCCCGGGCCGCCGGGGCGCGCCTGGCCGCGCTCACCGAGCGCGAACAGCAGGTCGCCCGCGCGGTGGCCCGGGGGCTGGCCAACGCCGAGATCGCCCGGGACCTCGGGATGACCGAAGCCACCGTCAAGGCCCACATCAGCCGCTCGCTGACCAAGCTCGGACTGACCAATCGCGTGCAGATCGCGCTGCTCGTCCGTGACGCCGGTTAG
- a CDS encoding sensor histidine kinase encodes MLGLMGVWLPVMRERLRAWWLPAAAFCAAFLPPAHFALEVVPVYVQGVVAGLVAAVAARMVPQRHWPLFAVVAADAVLRSPGFLLAVASYVAAITYRRPRHLVGYAVAASLLAVLPRPGADLASVLGGAPLFVGFPMIIGLWVAARAQVVAGLRERADRLVSEQAARAEQARAHERARIARDMHDVVAHRVSLMVLRAGALEINAGDEKTAAEAELIRVTGKEALTQLRAVLGVLEQGEQDACLTLADLDWLIKQSNSVGVAVERCDEGTPREVPATVGQTAYRVVQEALTNVHKHARTATTHVVLRYLPSALRITIENTAPRGSAPAMPGSGLGLTGLRERVETQGGRFTAGPAPGGGFLVSAELPA; translated from the coding sequence ATGCTGGGCCTCATGGGGGTGTGGTTGCCGGTGATGCGTGAACGGCTGAGGGCGTGGTGGCTTCCGGCCGCGGCGTTCTGCGCGGCTTTCCTGCCGCCTGCTCACTTCGCGCTCGAAGTGGTGCCGGTGTACGTCCAGGGTGTGGTGGCAGGGCTGGTGGCCGCGGTGGCAGCGCGCATGGTGCCGCAGCGGCACTGGCCGCTGTTCGCGGTCGTGGCGGCCGACGCGGTGCTCCGGAGCCCCGGATTCCTGCTGGCGGTGGCGTCCTATGTCGCGGCGATAACGTACCGGCGGCCTCGGCACCTGGTCGGGTACGCGGTGGCCGCGAGCCTGCTGGCCGTGCTGCCCCGGCCTGGCGCCGACCTCGCCTCCGTGCTCGGCGGGGCACCGCTGTTCGTGGGATTCCCGATGATCATCGGGTTGTGGGTGGCCGCGCGGGCCCAGGTGGTGGCCGGGTTGCGCGAGCGTGCCGACCGGCTGGTGTCGGAGCAGGCCGCGCGTGCTGAGCAGGCCCGTGCCCACGAGCGGGCGCGGATCGCCCGGGACATGCACGATGTGGTGGCCCACCGGGTCTCGCTGATGGTCCTGCGTGCGGGAGCACTGGAAATCAACGCCGGCGACGAGAAGACCGCAGCCGAGGCGGAGCTCATCCGCGTCACCGGCAAGGAAGCGCTCACCCAGCTCAGGGCCGTCCTCGGCGTGCTGGAGCAGGGCGAGCAGGACGCCTGCCTGACGCTGGCCGATCTCGACTGGCTGATCAAGCAGTCCAACTCGGTCGGCGTCGCGGTGGAACGGTGCGACGAGGGCACGCCGCGCGAGGTGCCCGCCACGGTGGGCCAGACCGCCTACCGGGTCGTCCAGGAGGCGCTGACCAACGTGCACAAGCACGCCCGCACCGCCACCACCCACGTGGTCTTGCGGTACCTGCCCTCGGCGTTGCGGATCACCATCGAGAACACCGCGCCGCGCGGGTCCGCCCCGGCGATGCCGGGCAGCGGGCTCGGCCTGACCGGACTCAGGGAACGCGTCGAGACCCAGGGCGGCCGTTTCACCGCCGGCCCGGCACCCGGTGGCGGCTTCCTGGTGTCCGCGGAGCTCCCGGCATGA